The following proteins are encoded in a genomic region of Vicinamibacteria bacterium:
- a CDS encoding sodium/solute symporter (Members of the Solute:Sodium Symporter (SSS), TC 2.A.21 as described in tcdb.org, catalyze solute:Na+ symport. Known solutes for members of the family include sugars, amino acids, nucleosides, inositols, vitamins, urea or anions, depending on the system.), translating to MEALRLSTLDLLIVVVYLVGTTSLGLWASRGVRSSKDFFLAGRSLPWWVAGMSLVVSDIGAKDMVGLAGDSYRFGVVMMNFDFVGCAFPLLVAAFLFMPFLWNAGVYTIPEYLGRRYNMTVRTFFAVVWSLFMMGTIATILVSAAAMFEGLLGWSFWVSVGITCLAVGLYTASGGLRAVVVTDVVSCVVLLLGAGVICLYGLQEVGGIGEMVDRVSGLAWTTDHFDLLPPTTHPTYPWPAVVLGLGFVLGPAYWVGNQAIVQRTLGVRSQRDARASYILCAVIKLFFPLLLVLPGLLALALYSDELGRPTASWDANRVLPMMVARLVPSGALGLLMGAFIAGVMANLDSYINSASTLLVTDLYRPFINPSASDARSLVVGRFLVVMLLAGGALLSFWVEARFASVFEAFQTLLSFFQGALFSLLLFGMLTRRATPASGVAGMLVGVATAFWLNQAGHLYLWTAWWSFAATSTTIVLVSLFTRPKSDADLRGLVCWVR from the coding sequence TTGGAAGCGTTACGGCTCTCGACCCTCGACCTGCTAATCGTCGTCGTCTACCTCGTTGGCACCACGAGTCTGGGTCTATGGGCAAGCCGTGGCGTGCGCTCGAGCAAGGATTTCTTCCTGGCAGGCAGATCACTCCCCTGGTGGGTTGCGGGGATGTCGCTGGTGGTTTCCGACATCGGCGCCAAGGACATGGTGGGTCTCGCCGGGGATTCCTATCGGTTTGGCGTCGTCATGATGAACTTCGATTTCGTCGGATGCGCCTTCCCCCTGCTGGTGGCAGCGTTTCTCTTCATGCCGTTTTTGTGGAACGCCGGCGTCTATACGATCCCCGAGTATCTGGGCCGACGGTACAACATGACGGTCCGCACCTTCTTTGCCGTCGTCTGGTCGCTGTTCATGATGGGAACCATCGCGACCATCCTGGTGAGTGCCGCGGCGATGTTCGAGGGTTTGCTGGGCTGGAGCTTCTGGGTGTCGGTCGGCATCACCTGCCTCGCAGTCGGCCTCTACACGGCGTCGGGGGGGCTTCGTGCCGTGGTCGTGACCGACGTCGTCTCTTGCGTCGTTCTTCTGCTGGGGGCCGGTGTCATCTGCCTCTACGGGTTGCAGGAAGTCGGCGGCATCGGGGAGATGGTCGACCGAGTGTCCGGCCTGGCATGGACGACGGATCATTTCGACTTGTTGCCGCCGACGACCCACCCGACTTATCCCTGGCCCGCCGTCGTGCTCGGCCTCGGTTTCGTCCTCGGCCCGGCTTACTGGGTTGGAAACCAGGCCATCGTGCAGCGGACGCTGGGCGTGAGGAGCCAGCGCGATGCTCGCGCATCGTACATACTCTGCGCGGTCATCAAGCTCTTTTTTCCGCTTCTCCTGGTGCTTCCCGGCCTCCTCGCCCTAGCTCTCTATTCGGACGAGCTGGGCCGGCCTACGGCTTCGTGGGACGCGAATCGCGTCCTCCCAATGATGGTGGCGCGCCTGGTGCCGAGTGGGGCGCTCGGGTTGCTCATGGGAGCGTTCATCGCCGGGGTCATGGCCAACTTGGATTCCTACATCAACTCTGCCTCGACGCTGCTTGTAACCGATCTCTACCGGCCATTCATCAATCCGTCAGCCTCCGATGCGCGCTCGCTGGTCGTTGGCCGTTTCCTGGTTGTCATGCTTCTCGCCGGAGGAGCCCTGTTGAGTTTTTGGGTCGAGGCACGGTTCGCGTCGGTGTTCGAAGCGTTCCAGACACTGTTGTCGTTCTTCCAGGGGGCCTTGTTCTCCCTTCTCCTGTTCGGCATGCTGACGCGTCGGGCCACGCCGGCTTCGGGGGTGGCGGGCATGCTCGTCGGGGTCGCCACCGCCTTCTGGCTCAACCAAGCGGGCCACCTCTACCTCTGGACCGCATGGTGGTCTTTCGCCGCGACTTCCACGACGATCGTCCTCGTGAGCCTCTTCACGAGGCCGAAGAGCGATGCCGACCTTCGCGGTCTCGTCTGCTGGGTACGATGA